One window from the genome of Trabulsiella odontotermitis encodes:
- the csgI gene encoding curli synthesis inhibitor yields the protein MKAGTLLLCVTLLIPDLAPATTLRLAGDVDLLVLDGKKVSSSLLRGADGIELDNGPHQVVFRVEKIIQLPDRSYQRYVSPPLIASFDTRLISLVNVNLPRLETQEETQTFSTAPDITLLDGNSAPIPVKLDILAVTKTASGIDYEQAAALYNHNRKLAARSPLNAPLPDDSTLLSKKTELDFPSLQSQTVAEQRLKYWFQQADSDTRNRFLQWARQQPSS from the coding sequence ATGAAAGCTGGAACACTGCTTCTGTGCGTGACGCTCCTGATCCCGGATCTGGCCCCGGCCACGACGTTACGCCTTGCGGGCGATGTCGATCTGCTGGTGCTGGATGGCAAAAAGGTGTCCAGTTCGTTACTTCGCGGCGCAGACGGCATTGAACTCGATAACGGCCCGCATCAGGTAGTTTTCCGGGTAGAAAAAATCATCCAGTTACCCGACAGAAGTTATCAGCGCTACGTTTCTCCTCCGCTGATTGCCAGTTTTGATACGCGTTTAATTAGTCTCGTGAATGTTAACCTGCCCCGGCTGGAGACACAGGAAGAGACGCAAACCTTCAGCACCGCCCCCGACATCACGTTGCTGGATGGCAATTCGGCCCCCATTCCGGTGAAGCTTGATATTCTCGCGGTGACCAAAACCGCCTCCGGCATCGACTATGAACAGGCCGCCGCACTCTATAACCACAACCGAAAGCTGGCTGCCCGATCGCCATTAAACGCTCCGCTGCCGGATGACAGCACCCTGCTGTCGAAAAAGACCGAGCTTGATTTCCCCTCTCTGCAGTCGCAAACCGTCGCCGAGCAGCGGCTCAAATACTGGTTTCAGCAGGCAGACTCAGACACGCGCAATCGTTTTTTGCAATGGGCGCGCCAGCAACCCTCGTCATAA
- a CDS encoding CoA-binding protein produces the protein MKENDIAGILTSTRTIALVGASDKPERPSYRVMKYLLDQGYHVIPVSPKVAGTTLLGQKGYATLAEVPEKVDMVDVFRNSEAAWGVAQEAIAIGAKTLWMQLGVINDQAAVLARNAGLNVVMDRCPAIEIPRLGLAK, from the coding sequence ATGAAAGAAAACGATATTGCAGGCATTTTGACATCCACCCGCACCATCGCGCTGGTGGGGGCGAGCGACAAACCTGAACGCCCGAGCTATCGGGTGATGAAGTATCTGCTTGATCAGGGGTATCACGTGATCCCGGTGTCTCCGAAAGTGGCAGGCACCACGCTGCTGGGGCAGAAAGGGTACGCAACGCTTGCCGAGGTGCCGGAAAAAGTGGACATGGTTGATGTGTTCCGCAATTCAGAAGCCGCGTGGGGCGTGGCGCAGGAAGCCATTGCTATCGGCGCGAAAACGCTGTGGATGCAGCTGGGCGTAATTAATGATCAGGCCGCCGTGCTCGCCCGCAATGCAGGGCTGAACGTGGTGATGGATCGCTGCCCGGCGATTGAAATCCCGCGGTTAGGCCTGGCGAAATAA
- the yccS gene encoding YccS family putative transporter, whose product MLSPLLRRYTWNSSWLYNVRIFIALCGTTALPWWLGDVKLTIPLTLGVVAAALTDLDDRLTGRLRNLLITLVCFFIASASVELLFPWPWLFAIGLTISTSGFILLGGLGQRYATIAFGALLIAIYTMLGVSLYEHWYQQPLFLLAGAIWYNLLTLTGHLIFPVRPLQDSLARSYEQLAHYLELKSRLFDPDIEEESQAPVYELVLANGQLVSMLNQTKASLLTRLRGDRGQRNTRRTLHYYFVAQDIHERASSAHIQYQTLRDNFRYSDVMFRFQRLMSMQSQACQQLARSILLRTPYQHDPRFERVFTHLDAALDRVRASGVPVEQINALGFLLNNLRAIDAQLATIESEQVQNQPRNDTENLLSDDRLHGFSDIRARLSRNMSPESALFRHAIRMSLVLCAGYAFIQLTGLHHGYWILLTSLFVCQPNYNATRHRLALRIFGTLVGVAIGLPVLLLVPSVEGQLLLIVVTGVLFFAFRTVQYANATMFITLLVLLCFNLLGEGFEVALPRIFDTLIGCAIAWAAVSFIWPDWRFRNLPRVLERAVDANCRYLDAILEQYHQGRDNRLAYRIARREAWNSDAELASVISNMSTEPKVTAKMKETAFRLLCLNHTFTSYISALGAHREQLTNPDILALLDDAVCYVDDAFHHTPKDEPRVHQALTGLMQRIHQLEPRAESKEPLVLQQIGLLVTLLPEISRLQRQVSPPAKEEIPEGY is encoded by the coding sequence ATGCTAAGTCCGTTGCTTCGCCGCTATACATGGAACAGTTCCTGGCTCTACAACGTCAGAATTTTTATCGCCCTTTGCGGCACCACTGCCCTGCCGTGGTGGCTGGGCGACGTTAAGCTTACCATTCCGTTGACACTCGGAGTGGTAGCGGCGGCGCTGACCGATCTGGATGACCGGTTGACGGGTCGTCTGCGTAATCTGCTGATAACACTGGTGTGTTTTTTTATTGCCTCGGCCTCTGTGGAGCTGCTGTTCCCGTGGCCATGGCTGTTCGCCATCGGGCTGACTATCTCCACCAGCGGTTTTATTCTGCTCGGCGGTCTCGGGCAACGCTATGCCACGATTGCTTTCGGCGCGTTGCTGATCGCCATTTACACCATGCTTGGCGTGTCGCTGTATGAGCACTGGTATCAACAGCCTCTTTTCCTGCTGGCCGGCGCCATCTGGTATAACCTGCTGACGCTCACCGGGCATCTGATTTTTCCCGTTCGCCCGTTGCAGGACAGTCTGGCCCGTAGCTATGAGCAGCTTGCCCATTATCTCGAACTGAAGTCCCGCCTGTTTGACCCGGATATCGAAGAGGAAAGCCAGGCACCGGTCTATGAACTGGTGCTTGCCAATGGTCAACTGGTGTCCATGCTCAACCAGACAAAAGCCTCTTTATTGACACGCTTACGCGGCGATCGTGGTCAGCGCAACACGCGCCGGACGCTACATTATTATTTCGTGGCGCAGGACATTCATGAACGCGCCAGCTCGGCGCATATTCAGTATCAGACACTGCGCGACAACTTCCGCTACAGCGATGTCATGTTCCGTTTCCAGCGTCTGATGTCGATGCAGTCACAGGCCTGTCAGCAACTGGCGCGCTCCATTTTGCTGCGTACGCCTTATCAGCACGATCCGCGCTTTGAACGCGTATTTACCCATCTTGATGCCGCGCTGGATCGCGTGCGCGCCAGCGGTGTGCCAGTCGAGCAGATAAACGCACTGGGTTTTCTGCTCAACAACCTGCGCGCCATTGATGCACAACTGGCGACGATTGAGTCTGAACAGGTGCAAAACCAGCCGCGAAACGATACCGAAAACCTGCTTTCGGATGACCGGTTGCACGGGTTCAGCGATATCCGCGCGAGGCTGAGCCGCAATATGTCGCCGGAGTCGGCGCTGTTTCGCCATGCCATTCGGATGTCGCTGGTACTGTGCGCCGGGTATGCCTTTATCCAGCTAACCGGGCTGCATCATGGTTACTGGATCCTGCTGACCAGCCTGTTTGTCTGCCAGCCAAACTACAACGCCACCCGCCACCGTCTGGCCCTGCGTATTTTTGGCACGCTGGTGGGCGTCGCCATTGGTTTACCCGTGCTGTTGCTCGTCCCTTCTGTCGAAGGGCAACTGTTGCTCATTGTGGTCACCGGCGTGCTCTTCTTTGCTTTCCGCACCGTGCAGTACGCCAACGCCACTATGTTTATCACGCTATTGGTGCTGCTGTGCTTTAACCTGCTGGGTGAAGGCTTTGAGGTCGCGTTACCGCGTATTTTTGATACGCTCATCGGTTGCGCCATTGCCTGGGCGGCGGTCAGTTTTATCTGGCCGGACTGGCGGTTTCGTAATCTGCCCCGTGTTCTGGAGCGCGCCGTGGACGCCAACTGCCGGTATCTGGATGCGATCCTTGAGCAGTACCACCAGGGGCGCGATAACCGCCTGGCCTACCGCATTGCGCGTCGTGAAGCGTGGAACAGCGATGCGGAACTGGCGTCGGTTATCTCGAACATGTCGACAGAGCCAAAGGTGACGGCAAAGATGAAAGAGACGGCGTTTCGCCTGCTGTGTCTCAACCACACGTTTACCAGTTACATTTCTGCGCTGGGCGCTCATCGTGAACAGCTGACGAACCCTGACATCCTCGCGCTGCTGGATGACGCGGTATGTTACGTTGATGATGCGTTCCACCATACGCCGAAAGATGAGCCACGCGTGCATCAGGCGCTGACGGGCCTGATGCAGCGGATCCACCAACTGGAGCCACGGGCTGAGAGCAAAGAGCCGCTGGTGTTACAGCAAATCGGCCTGCTGGTTACGCTTCTCCCGGAGATAAGTCGCCTTCAGCGGCAAGTTTCTCCGCCAGCGAAAGAGGAAATCCCGGAAGGCTACTGA
- the helD gene encoding DNA helicase IV, producing MELKATTLGKRMAQHPYDRVEILNAGVKVSGDRHEYLIPFNQLLDIQCKRGLVWGELEFILPENKVVRLHGTEWGETQRFHHHLNALWEQWGCEMSDIAARLLTEQLAEISRFSAEGKWLTRQATLGVQQKILRALDALPIPVARLETFDNCRELWRQCQGWLKDIDSSRLQHNQAYTEAMLSQYAGFFEKIESSPLNPAQARAVVNGEQSLLVLAGAGSGKTSVLVARAGWLLMRGEASAEQILLLAFGRQAAKEMDERIRERLNTDAISARTFHALALHIIQQGSKKVPAISKLENDSKARQALLIKTWQQQCNEKKAQAKGWRQWLDDEMGWSVPEGNYWQDEKLVRRMGGRLDRWVGLMRMHGGSQAEMIDAAPEEVRELFGKRIKLMAPLLKAWKTALKAEDAVDFSGLIHQAINVLEKGRFVSPWKHILVDEFQDISPQRAALLAALRKQNSRTCLYAVGDDWQAIYRFSGAQLTLTTAFTHYFGEGDNCALDTTYRFNSRIGDVANAFIQQNPHQLSKPLNSLKVGDKKAVTLLADDQLDALLDKLSGYAKPDERILVLARYHHLKPASLEKAATRWPKLAIDFMTIHASKGQQADYVIVMGLQEGQDAFPAPARESIMEQALLPQPEDFPDAEERRLLYVALTRARQRVWLLFNKEQPSVFVDILKALSVPVARKP from the coding sequence ATGGAACTAAAAGCAACAACGCTTGGCAAGCGCATGGCGCAGCACCCTTATGATCGAGTAGAAATCCTGAACGCCGGAGTGAAAGTCTCTGGCGATCGTCATGAATATCTCATTCCTTTTAACCAGTTGCTCGACATCCAGTGCAAACGCGGTCTGGTGTGGGGCGAGCTGGAATTTATTCTGCCGGAAAATAAAGTGGTGCGTCTTCACGGCACCGAGTGGGGCGAAACGCAGCGCTTCCATCATCATCTGAATGCGCTCTGGGAGCAGTGGGGCTGCGAGATGAGCGACATCGCCGCGCGCCTGCTGACAGAACAACTGGCGGAGATTTCGCGTTTCAGCGCCGAAGGCAAATGGCTGACCCGCCAGGCCACGCTCGGCGTACAACAAAAAATCCTGCGCGCGCTGGATGCATTGCCGATCCCCGTTGCGCGCCTGGAAACGTTCGATAACTGCCGTGAGCTCTGGCGGCAGTGTCAGGGTTGGCTGAAAGACATCGACAGCAGCCGTCTGCAACACAATCAGGCGTATACCGAAGCCATGCTCAGCCAGTATGCCGGTTTCTTTGAAAAAATAGAGTCCTCGCCACTGAATCCGGCGCAGGCGCGGGCTGTGGTCAATGGCGAGCAGTCGCTGCTGGTGCTGGCTGGTGCGGGCAGCGGTAAAACGTCCGTGCTGGTGGCCCGTGCGGGCTGGTTGTTGATGCGCGGGGAAGCCTCTGCCGAACAGATCCTGCTGCTGGCGTTTGGTCGCCAGGCGGCGAAAGAGATGGACGAACGGATCCGTGAACGGCTGAACACAGACGCGATTAGCGCCCGAACCTTTCATGCTCTCGCGCTGCATATCATCCAGCAGGGCAGTAAAAAAGTGCCCGCCATCAGCAAGCTGGAAAATGACAGCAAAGCGCGGCAGGCGTTGTTGATCAAAACCTGGCAGCAGCAGTGCAACGAGAAAAAAGCGCAGGCGAAAGGCTGGCGGCAGTGGCTGGACGACGAAATGGGCTGGTCGGTGCCGGAAGGCAACTACTGGCAGGATGAAAAGTTAGTGCGGCGGATGGGCGGTCGGCTCGATCGTTGGGTCGGGCTGATGCGCATGCATGGCGGTTCACAGGCGGAGATGATTGATGCGGCGCCGGAAGAGGTCAGGGAGCTTTTCGGTAAGCGCATTAAACTGATGGCACCGCTGCTCAAGGCGTGGAAAACGGCACTGAAAGCGGAGGATGCGGTGGATTTCTCCGGGCTTATCCATCAGGCCATTAACGTGCTGGAGAAAGGGCGTTTTGTCAGCCCGTGGAAGCATATTCTGGTGGATGAATTCCAGGATATCTCCCCGCAACGCGCAGCGCTGCTGGCGGCATTGAGAAAGCAGAACTCCCGCACCTGTCTTTATGCCGTCGGCGACGACTGGCAGGCGATCTACCGCTTCAGCGGCGCGCAACTGACGCTGACCACCGCCTTTACGCACTATTTTGGCGAGGGCGACAACTGCGCGCTGGATACCACTTATCGCTTTAACAGCCGCATTGGCGACGTGGCGAATGCATTTATCCAGCAGAACCCGCATCAACTGAGCAAGCCGCTGAACAGCCTGAAAGTGGGCGATAAAAAAGCGGTCACCCTGCTGGCGGATGATCAGCTCGATGCGTTGCTCGACAAGCTCAGCGGCTATGCTAAACCGGATGAGCGGATCCTGGTGCTGGCGCGCTACCATCACCTGAAACCCGCCAGTCTGGAAAAAGCAGCTACCCGCTGGCCGAAGCTGGCGATCGATTTCATGACCATTCATGCCAGTAAAGGGCAGCAGGCTGACTATGTGATTGTCATGGGGCTGCAGGAAGGGCAGGATGCGTTTCCGGCACCGGCCAGAGAATCCATCATGGAACAGGCGCTGCTGCCGCAGCCGGAGGATTTCCCGGATGCCGAAGAACGGCGTTTGCTGTATGTGGCGTTGACTCGCGCCCGTCAGCGCGTCTGGCTGCTGTTCAATAAAGAACAGCCGTCGGTGTTTGTCGATATTCTGAAGGCGCTCTCCGTCCCGGTAGCGCGCAAACCGTAA
- the rlmI gene encoding 23S rRNA (cytosine(1962)-C(5))-methyltransferase RlmI, which translates to MKTAQESQKTDLARFSRLVLAKGREKSLLRRHPWIFSGAVARMEGKASPGETIDIVDHQGKWLARGAYSPASQIRARVWTFDASESIDSDFFIRRLRQAQQWRDWLAQQDGLDSYRLIAGESDGLPGVTIDRFGNFLVLQLLSAGAEYQRAALIIALQTLYPECAIYDRSDVAVRKKEGMELTQGPVTGERPPALLPIEEHGMKLLVDIQGGHKTGYYLDQRDSRLATRRYVADKRVLNCFSYTGGFAVSALMGGCRQVVSVDTSQEALDVAKQNVALNKLDLSKAEFVRDDVFKLLRKYRDQGETFDVIVMDPPKFVENKSQLQGACRGYKDINMLAIQLLNPGGVLLTFSCSGLMTTDLFQKIIADAAIDAGRDVQFIEQFRQAADHPVIATYPEGLYLKGFACRVM; encoded by the coding sequence ATGAAGACAGCACAAGAAAGTCAAAAAACAGATTTAGCAAGGTTTTCCCGTTTAGTGTTAGCCAAAGGGCGCGAGAAATCGTTACTGCGCCGCCATCCCTGGATCTTCTCCGGCGCGGTCGCCCGTATGGAAGGAAAAGCCAGTCCCGGTGAAACCATTGATATTGTGGATCACCAGGGAAAATGGCTGGCGCGCGGCGCGTATTCGCCGGCGTCGCAAATTCGTGCCCGCGTCTGGACGTTTGACGCCAGCGAATCCATTGACAGCGATTTCTTCATCCGCCGCCTGCGACAGGCGCAGCAATGGCGCGACTGGCTGGCGCAGCAGGACGGGCTCGACAGCTACCGTCTGATCGCCGGTGAGTCAGACGGCCTGCCGGGCGTGACGATTGACCGCTTCGGCAATTTTCTGGTGTTACAGTTGCTCAGCGCGGGCGCGGAGTATCAGCGCGCGGCGTTAATAATCGCCCTGCAGACGCTCTATCCGGAATGTGCGATTTATGACCGCAGCGATGTGGCGGTGCGTAAAAAAGAAGGGATGGAACTGACGCAAGGCCCGGTGACAGGTGAACGGCCGCCTGCCCTGCTGCCAATTGAAGAGCACGGCATGAAACTGCTGGTAGATATTCAGGGCGGTCATAAAACCGGTTACTACCTCGATCAGCGTGACAGCCGCCTGGCGACGCGCCGTTACGTTGCCGACAAACGCGTTCTGAACTGTTTCTCCTACACTGGTGGTTTTGCAGTTTCTGCGCTGATGGGCGGCTGCCGTCAGGTGGTAAGCGTGGATACGTCGCAGGAAGCGCTTGATGTGGCGAAGCAAAACGTGGCGCTGAACAAACTCGATCTCAGCAAAGCAGAGTTTGTGCGTGATGATGTGTTTAAGCTGCTGCGCAAATATCGCGATCAGGGCGAGACGTTTGATGTCATCGTCATGGATCCGCCGAAATTCGTCGAAAACAAAAGCCAGTTGCAGGGGGCCTGCCGCGGTTACAAAGACATCAACATGCTGGCGATCCAGCTGCTGAACCCGGGCGGCGTGCTGCTGACATTCTCCTGTTCAGGGTTGATGACCACCGATTTATTTCAGAAAATCATCGCTGATGCCGCAATTGATGCTGGTCGTGATGTACAATTTATAGAGCAGTTCCGTCAGGCCGCCGATCACCCGGTGATCGCTACCTACCCGGAAGGGCTGTATCTGAAAGGGTTTGCCTGTCGCGTCATGTAA
- the hspQ gene encoding heat shock protein HspQ — protein sequence MIASKFGIGQQVRHSLLGYLGVIVDIDPEYSLDEPAEDEMAVNAELRAAPWYHVVMEDDDGQPVHTYLAEAQLSGEMNDEHPEQPSMDELARTIRRQLQAPRLRN from the coding sequence ATGATTGCCAGCAAATTCGGTATCGGCCAGCAGGTCCGCCACTCCCTGTTGGGCTATCTGGGCGTGATTGTTGATATCGATCCAGAATACTCTCTTGATGAACCGGCTGAAGATGAAATGGCGGTGAATGCCGAACTGCGGGCCGCCCCCTGGTATCATGTGGTGATGGAAGATGACGACGGTCAGCCAGTGCATACGTATCTTGCTGAGGCTCAGTTGAGCGGCGAGATGAACGATGAACATCCCGAGCAACCGTCGATGGATGAACTGGCGCGAACCATTCGCCGCCAGCTACAGGCGCCACGACTGCGTAATTAA
- a CDS encoding YccF domain-containing protein: MRTVLNILNFVLGGFATTLGWLLATLVSILLIVTLPLSRSCWEITKLSLLPYGNEAVHVDELDPDSKSTVMNAGGTFLNILWFILFGWWLCLTHIFAGIAQCITLIGIPVGIANFKIAAIALWPVGRRVVSVETARAAREANARRRYQ; this comes from the coding sequence ATGCGTACTGTTTTGAATATTTTGAATTTTGTACTGGGTGGTTTCGCCACAACATTAGGCTGGCTTCTGGCGACGCTGGTCAGCATTCTGCTGATTGTCACGCTGCCGCTGAGTCGCTCGTGCTGGGAGATAACGAAGCTCTCACTGCTTCCCTACGGCAACGAGGCCGTGCATGTCGATGAACTCGACCCGGACAGCAAAAGCACGGTGATGAACGCCGGCGGCACATTTCTCAATATTCTGTGGTTTATTCTCTTCGGCTGGTGGTTATGCCTGACACATATTTTTGCCGGGATTGCGCAGTGCATCACGTTGATCGGCATCCCTGTCGGGATCGCTAACTTTAAAATTGCCGCGATTGCTCTGTGGCCCGTGGGCCGCCGCGTCGTGAGTGTGGAGACCGCCCGTGCCGCGCGTGAAGCCAATGCCCGCCGTCGTTATCAATAA
- the mgsA gene encoding methylglyoxal synthase produces MELTTRTLPARKHIALVAHDHCKDMLMKWVERHRTLLERHTLSATGTTGNLIQRATGLNVNAMLSGPLGGDQQVGAQISEGKIDVLIFFWDPLNAVPHDPDVKALLRLATVWNIPVATNLATADFIIQAPNFSDEVDILIPDYPRYLADRLK; encoded by the coding sequence ATGGAACTCACAACACGCACGCTCCCGGCGCGCAAGCACATTGCGCTGGTGGCGCATGATCACTGTAAAGACATGCTGATGAAATGGGTGGAGCGCCACCGTACGTTGCTGGAGCGCCACACGTTGTCAGCCACCGGCACCACGGGGAATCTGATCCAGCGCGCCACAGGGCTTAACGTTAACGCCATGCTGAGCGGCCCGTTAGGCGGTGACCAGCAGGTGGGCGCGCAGATTTCAGAAGGGAAGATCGACGTACTGATTTTCTTTTGGGATCCGCTCAACGCCGTGCCGCACGATCCCGACGTCAAAGCACTGCTGCGTCTGGCAACGGTGTGGAATATTCCGGTCGCCACCAACCTGGCTACCGCGGATTTCATTATTCAGGCGCCGAACTTCAGTGATGAAGTGGACATCCTGATCCCCGACTACCCACGTTATCTGGCGGATCGCCTGAAGTAA
- a CDS encoding sensor histidine kinase, giving the protein MKYTLPYRKLRKRPMKLGTTVILMVSAVLFSVLLVVHLIYFFQISHMARDALANKALAVARTLADSPEIRQGLMKKPQESGIQAIAEAVRKRNDMLFIVVTDMKTLRYSHPEAQRIGQPFKGDDILLALEGKENVAINRGFLAQALRVFTPIYDDNHRQIGVVAIGLELSRVTGQINDSRGSIIWSVLFGVLVGLLGTWGLVKVLKRILFGLEPYEISTLFEQRQAMLQSIKEGVIAVDDSGEITLINEAAQELLDYRRSRDDAQLSTLSNTWSQVVDLSEVLRDGTAHQNEEINIKDRLLLINTVPVRSNGKIIGAISTFRDKTEVRQLMQRLDGMVNYADSLRERSHEFMNKLHVILGLLHLKSYKQLEDYIIKMANNYQEEIGSLLDKIKSPVIAGFLLSKINRTFDSGHKLVISHDSQLPDSNNENQVAVLVTVLGNLIENALDALGHQPEGEIGVSLYYRNGWLHCEVSDDGPGIEPDRINPIFVKGVSSKGSDRGVGLALVKQQVEGLGGNISVESEPGVFTQFFVQIPWDGERAST; this is encoded by the coding sequence ATGAAATACACCCTGCCTTACCGCAAGCTACGTAAACGGCCGATGAAACTCGGTACAACGGTGATATTAATGGTCAGCGCCGTATTGTTTTCTGTGCTGCTGGTGGTACACCTGATCTACTTCTTTCAAATCAGCCATATGGCGCGTGATGCGCTGGCGAACAAGGCGCTGGCGGTGGCCCGGACACTGGCGGATTCCCCGGAGATCCGCCAGGGGCTGATGAAAAAACCGCAGGAAAGTGGCATTCAGGCGATTGCCGAAGCGGTACGCAAGCGTAACGACATGCTGTTTATTGTCGTGACCGATATGAAAACCCTGCGCTATTCCCATCCGGAAGCGCAGCGCATCGGGCAACCGTTCAAAGGCGACGATATTTTGCTGGCGCTTGAGGGCAAAGAGAATGTTGCCATCAATCGCGGTTTTCTTGCCCAGGCGCTACGTGTTTTTACCCCCATTTATGATGACAACCACCGGCAGATAGGCGTGGTGGCGATAGGTCTGGAGCTGAGCCGGGTGACCGGGCAGATCAACGACAGCCGCGGCAGCATCATCTGGTCCGTCTTATTCGGCGTGCTGGTTGGCCTGCTGGGAACCTGGGGGCTGGTGAAAGTGCTGAAACGCATTTTGTTCGGGCTGGAGCCGTATGAAATTTCCACCCTGTTTGAGCAGCGCCAGGCGATGCTGCAGTCGATCAAAGAAGGGGTGATTGCCGTTGATGACAGCGGTGAAATAACGCTCATTAACGAAGCCGCGCAGGAATTGCTGGACTACCGCCGCTCGCGGGATGATGCGCAGCTCTCCACGCTCAGCAATACATGGTCGCAGGTGGTGGATTTAAGCGAAGTTCTGCGCGACGGCACCGCACACCAGAATGAGGAGATCAACATCAAAGACCGGTTGCTGCTCATTAATACCGTTCCGGTGCGCAGCAATGGCAAAATTATTGGCGCTATCTCCACTTTCAGGGATAAAACGGAAGTTCGTCAGCTGATGCAACGGCTCGATGGTATGGTGAACTATGCCGACTCACTCCGTGAACGGTCCCACGAATTCATGAATAAATTACATGTGATTCTGGGCTTGCTACATCTGAAGAGTTATAAGCAACTTGAAGATTATATTATCAAGATGGCGAACAACTATCAGGAAGAGATCGGCTCACTGTTGGATAAAATAAAATCGCCAGTCATTGCGGGATTTTTGCTAAGTAAGATTAATCGCACATTCGATTCAGGGCATAAACTGGTGATTAGTCATGACAGCCAGTTGCCGGACAGCAATAATGAAAATCAGGTTGCGGTATTGGTTACCGTCCTCGGAAATTTGATTGAAAATGCGCTCGACGCGTTAGGTCATCAACCGGAAGGTGAAATTGGCGTTTCCTTATACTATCGAAATGGCTGGCTGCATTGTGAAGTCAGTGATGACGGCCCTGGAATAGAGCCGGATCGTATTAACCCTATTTTTGTGAAAGGCGTCTCGTCTAAAGGATCTGATCGTGGCGTTGGTTTAGCCCTGGTTAAACAGCAGGTTGAAGGTCTTGGCGGTAATATTTCCGTGGAATCCGAACCCGGTGTTTTCACGCAATTTTTCGTACAAATACCCTGGGATGGGGAGAGGGCCAGCACATGA